From the genome of Streptomyces sp. NBC_01341, one region includes:
- a CDS encoding glycosyltransferase, with protein MRIIFYNNPLTGHFLPLVPLARAMRKQGHAVAFCSAAGMASAVEAQGFELIPAGPATEVTLAEVTRRTGINMLAAPTPELVGEFFAGARVDLSVEEALAGAREWAPDLIVSEHLDFVGPLVAAVLKVPSAVAAVDPALEPELLAALASAASSRYLERGLQAPGHAQSGDWLLDLCPPSLQRDGAPQVLERIPLRPEAHSAPEGTPLTPRVPGTGRPRVLVSFTTTGASELGPVLQSLSALDIDLVATTGGAPTDGLGLTPGRVELVSFMPAVELLEGVSAVVHHGGSGSTFGTAAHGVPAVVVPGTAGQQRQAMRVEAAGAGLALPIGKQEPGAIAAALVRVLAEPSFTTGAQRLRDEIAAMPSASEVAARLIASLS; from the coding sequence ATGCGCATCATTTTTTACAACAACCCGCTGACCGGACACTTCCTGCCGCTGGTCCCGCTGGCACGTGCCATGCGAAAGCAGGGACACGCCGTGGCCTTCTGCTCCGCAGCCGGCATGGCCTCCGCCGTCGAGGCGCAGGGCTTCGAGCTGATCCCGGCCGGCCCCGCGACCGAGGTCACCCTGGCCGAGGTCACCCGCCGTACCGGGATCAACATGCTGGCGGCACCCACGCCCGAACTGGTCGGAGAGTTCTTCGCCGGAGCGCGTGTCGATCTCAGCGTGGAGGAGGCTCTGGCCGGGGCGAGGGAGTGGGCGCCCGACCTGATCGTCTCCGAGCACCTGGACTTCGTGGGTCCGCTCGTCGCCGCCGTTCTCAAGGTCCCGTCCGCCGTGGCCGCCGTGGACCCCGCGCTGGAGCCGGAGCTCCTGGCGGCCCTGGCATCGGCGGCGAGCTCGCGGTACCTCGAACGCGGTCTGCAGGCACCGGGCCACGCACAGTCCGGCGACTGGCTGCTGGACCTCTGCCCTCCCAGCCTCCAGCGCGACGGTGCACCGCAGGTCCTGGAGCGCATCCCGCTGAGGCCGGAGGCGCACAGCGCCCCTGAGGGCACGCCGCTCACGCCCCGCGTCCCGGGCACGGGCAGGCCTCGGGTGCTGGTCAGTTTCACCACCACCGGAGCGTCGGAACTCGGCCCCGTGCTCCAGTCGCTGAGTGCCCTCGACATCGACCTGGTCGCGACGACAGGTGGTGCCCCGACCGACGGCCTCGGACTGACTCCGGGACGGGTGGAACTGGTCTCCTTCATGCCGGCGGTCGAGTTGCTCGAAGGCGTCTCCGCCGTGGTGCACCACGGAGGTTCCGGCTCCACCTTCGGCACAGCGGCCCACGGCGTGCCGGCCGTCGTCGTCCCCGGAACGGCGGGGCAACAGCGCCAGGCGATGCGTGTCGAGGCAGCGGGGGCCGGACTGGCACTGCCCATCGGGAAGCAGGAGCCCGGGGCGATCGCAGCCGCTCTCGTCCGGGTGCTCGCCGAGCCCTCGTTCACCACCGGGGCACAGCGCCTCCGTGACGAGATCGCCGCCATGCCCTCGGCCTCCGAGGTGGCCGCACGCCTCATCGCCTCCCTGTCCTGA
- the sigK gene encoding ECF RNA polymerase sigma factor SigK, translating into MRSVDRGEDVRHQPDLDQLMVSAAAGNRDDFAKVYDTVAGPVMGLVHRVLRDSAQSEEVTQDVLLEVWRTSKRFRPDRGSAMTWIMTLAHRRAVDRVRASQASQDRERRAAALGTATPFDEVSEQVEARMEWQRVRRCIRGLTDIQRESVVLAYYGGFTYKEIAQSLSLPLGTVKTRLRDGMIRLRDCLGVKA; encoded by the coding sequence GTGCGTTCCGTCGATCGCGGAGAGGACGTCCGGCATCAGCCGGACCTGGACCAGCTGATGGTCTCCGCCGCCGCGGGCAACCGGGACGACTTCGCGAAGGTGTACGACACCGTCGCCGGTCCGGTCATGGGCCTGGTCCACCGGGTCCTGCGGGACTCCGCGCAGTCGGAGGAGGTCACCCAGGACGTGCTGCTGGAGGTGTGGCGCACGTCCAAGCGCTTCAGGCCCGACCGTGGCAGCGCGATGACATGGATCATGACCCTGGCCCACCGCCGGGCCGTCGACCGGGTGCGCGCCTCGCAGGCGAGCCAGGACCGCGAGCGCAGAGCCGCGGCCCTGGGCACGGCCACCCCCTTCGACGAGGTGAGCGAGCAGGTGGAGGCCCGCATGGAGTGGCAGCGCGTGCGCCGCTGCATCCGCGGACTCACCGACATCCAGCGCGAGTCGGTCGTCCTCGCCTACTACGGAGGGTTCACCTACAAGGAGATCGCCCAGTCGCTCTCCCTGCCGCTGGGCACGGTCAAAACCCGCCTGCGAGACGGAATGATCCGGCTCCGCGACTGCCTGGGAGTGAAGGCGTGA
- a CDS encoding anti-sigma factor gives MITTDPHESSGAYVLHALPEEERRAFEAHMAGCESCRQEVAGLRRTAALLGRATAETPPDALRERVLGMLAATPQDPDPGDGPQATAPRAGLRRGRRSPARALRLALAASVAAILACLGLAGWQRQEASDARAAAQHAEQRQANLTKVLTAPDVRLASQGLVEGATASVTFSRSEDTATLAVSGLPRLPAGRTYEAWFMEDGTPVPAGLLSRDPGRQVTFLKGTLDNASAVALSIEPAGGSTRPTTVPLGAIPLPT, from the coding sequence GTGATCACCACCGACCCCCATGAGTCCTCGGGCGCCTACGTCCTGCACGCGCTGCCCGAGGAGGAGCGCCGCGCGTTCGAGGCGCACATGGCAGGGTGCGAGTCCTGCCGCCAGGAGGTCGCCGGCCTGCGGAGGACAGCCGCGCTGCTGGGCCGGGCGACCGCCGAGACACCGCCGGACGCGCTGCGTGAGCGCGTCCTGGGCATGCTGGCCGCCACACCGCAGGACCCTGATCCGGGCGACGGTCCGCAGGCCACCGCTCCACGTGCCGGGTTGCGGCGCGGCCGCCGCAGCCCGGCACGTGCCCTGCGCCTGGCGCTCGCGGCATCGGTGGCCGCCATCCTCGCCTGTCTGGGGCTCGCCGGGTGGCAGCGCCAAGAGGCATCGGACGCCAGAGCGGCCGCGCAGCACGCCGAACAGCGGCAGGCGAACCTCACGAAGGTGCTCACGGCGCCGGACGTACGCCTGGCGTCACAAGGGCTGGTCGAGGGTGCCACAGCCTCCGTCACCTTCTCCCGGAGCGAGGACACGGCCACACTCGCTGTCTCCGGCCTGCCACGGCTTCCGGCCGGACGGACCTACGAAGCCTGGTTCATGGAGGACGGGACCCCTGTCCCGGCCGGGCTGCTCAGCCGGGACCCGGGGCGTCAAGTGACCTTTCTGAAGGGGACGTTGGACAACGCTTCGGCCGTCGCCCTGTCCATCGAGCCCGCCGGGGGCTCCACCCGGCCCACCACGGTCCCGCTGGGCGCGATCCCCCTGCCGACCTGA
- a CDS encoding ATP-binding protein has product MIDRRPGRTRDFRAQARDTPVVTSGTTPSGACHGAASPGHPMTTVTTPPPSPAPPPVAAGRLSIPLPTGPQAPSHARRATAGFLHRSWPSLTQERCDDFLLIVSELVTNAVRHARGPSTLTLTTASGALDIAVTDRSRALPAPRTPDLRDGTGGMGLHIAEDLGGRVFTEALSGGKCVHAAFAVA; this is encoded by the coding sequence ATGATCGACCGTCGTCCCGGCCGTACACGGGACTTCCGGGCACAGGCCCGGGACACCCCCGTCGTCACCTCAGGCACCACACCCTCCGGCGCCTGCCACGGCGCCGCCTCGCCGGGACATCCCATGACCACCGTGACCACACCACCGCCCTCGCCCGCACCGCCGCCCGTCGCGGCGGGCCGGCTCTCGATCCCACTCCCCACCGGGCCCCAGGCGCCCTCGCACGCGCGGCGTGCGACGGCCGGGTTCCTCCACAGGTCCTGGCCGTCCCTCACGCAGGAGCGCTGCGACGACTTCCTGCTGATCGTGTCCGAGCTCGTCACCAACGCCGTCCGGCACGCACGCGGGCCGAGCACGCTGACCCTGACCACCGCATCCGGCGCCCTGGACATCGCGGTGACCGACCGCTCCCGCGCACTTCCCGCCCCTCGGACGCCGGACCTCCGCGACGGCACCGGCGGCATGGGCCTGCACATCGCCGAGGATCTCGGGGGCCGGGTCTTCACGGAGGCGCTGTCCGGGGGCAAGTGCGTACACGCGGCGTTCGCCGTGGCCTGA
- a CDS encoding glycosyl hydrolase family 28-related protein: MSRHITVAALTAAVVGLGALTGAPAAQGAQENPSAPSAPVVTRAGLDPALVAGRGAEVPFAEQEAENAATNGTVIGPDRAAYSLPAEASGRKAVRLVPGEHVEFRLPKAADAITVRYSIPDAPGGGGITAPLDVAVNGKRRSTMTLTSQYSWLYNQYPFTNDPDAGLLQPGWWITECACVPSETTPAPVISKPFRPSHFYDEQRLLLGKRYGAGDTVRLTVPAGSRAAWTVIDVLDSELVGLPHVELKAANVLLFGADPSGRRDSAGALDRAIAFAKRKNLPVYVPPGTYQVNRHIVVDDVTIRGAGSWYTKFKGREIALETPAADGSVHTGVGFYGKDAADGGSRNVHLSGFAVEGDVRERVDTDQVNGIGGAMSDSSVEGLHIRHTKVGMWFDGPMSNLRITGNVIVDQIADAINFHGGVTGSTVAHTFVRNSGDDGLAMWSEKRANTGNTFARNTVQSPVLANGIAIYGGTDNTVSGNLVADPVREGSALHVGARFGAEAFRGRLDLTGNTTVRAGTYELNWRIGLGAIWFFALDRDIDADIRVTGNHFLDNTYNAIMLVTDWPVKDTYKIRGVQFKDIRVDGTGTSVVSARAAGSATFENVDARNVGAVGVNNCGSFNFTAAGSEFTLVDLGGNDGGGTTGDWLAPWLLPNTITCDDRPPVVAPPAPGAW, encoded by the coding sequence ATGTCACGTCACATCACGGTCGCCGCGCTGACGGCCGCCGTTGTCGGACTGGGGGCGCTGACCGGCGCTCCCGCGGCCCAGGGTGCGCAGGAGAACCCCTCCGCGCCGTCGGCGCCGGTGGTGACGCGCGCGGGTCTCGACCCCGCGCTGGTCGCCGGCCGTGGTGCGGAGGTCCCGTTCGCCGAGCAGGAGGCGGAGAACGCCGCGACGAACGGCACGGTCATAGGCCCCGACCGTGCCGCGTACTCCCTGCCTGCCGAGGCCTCGGGCCGTAAGGCGGTCCGGCTGGTGCCGGGCGAACACGTCGAGTTCAGGCTGCCGAAGGCCGCCGACGCGATCACGGTGCGGTACAGCATCCCGGACGCCCCGGGCGGGGGTGGCATCACCGCGCCGCTGGATGTCGCGGTCAACGGCAAGAGGCGTTCGACGATGACGCTGACCTCGCAGTACTCCTGGCTGTACAACCAGTACCCCTTCACCAACGATCCCGATGCCGGGCTGCTCCAGCCCGGCTGGTGGATCACCGAGTGCGCATGCGTGCCCAGCGAGACGACACCCGCGCCGGTGATCTCGAAGCCGTTCAGGCCGAGCCACTTCTACGACGAGCAGCGCCTGCTGCTCGGCAAGCGGTACGGCGCGGGCGACACCGTCCGCCTGACGGTTCCGGCCGGCAGCCGGGCGGCGTGGACGGTCATCGACGTGCTCGACTCCGAGCTCGTGGGTCTTCCCCACGTCGAGCTGAAGGCGGCCAACGTGCTGCTGTTCGGGGCCGATCCCTCGGGACGCCGGGACTCGGCGGGCGCCCTGGACCGGGCGATCGCCTTCGCCAAGCGCAAGAACCTGCCGGTGTACGTCCCGCCGGGCACCTACCAGGTCAACCGCCACATCGTCGTCGACGACGTCACGATCCGGGGCGCCGGCAGCTGGTACACGAAGTTCAAGGGCCGGGAGATCGCGCTCGAAACCCCTGCGGCGGACGGCTCGGTGCACACGGGAGTGGGCTTCTACGGCAAGGACGCGGCGGACGGCGGCAGCCGCAACGTCCACCTGTCCGGCTTCGCCGTCGAGGGGGACGTCCGCGAACGCGTCGACACGGACCAGGTGAACGGCATCGGCGGGGCGATGAGCGACTCCTCCGTCGAGGGCCTGCACATCCGCCACACCAAGGTGGGCATGTGGTTCGACGGCCCGATGTCGAACCTGAGGATCACGGGCAACGTCATCGTCGACCAGATCGCCGACGCCATCAACTTCCACGGCGGAGTGACCGGTTCGACCGTCGCGCACACCTTCGTCCGGAACTCGGGTGACGACGGCCTGGCGATGTGGTCGGAGAAGCGCGCCAACACGGGCAACACCTTCGCCCGCAACACCGTGCAGAGTCCGGTGCTGGCCAACGGCATCGCGATCTACGGCGGTACGGACAACACGGTGTCCGGCAACCTCGTGGCCGACCCCGTCCGCGAGGGCAGCGCGCTGCACGTGGGCGCGCGCTTCGGCGCGGAGGCGTTCCGGGGGCGGCTCGACCTCACCGGCAACACGACGGTCCGGGCGGGGACGTACGAACTCAACTGGAGGATCGGGCTCGGAGCCATCTGGTTCTTCGCCCTGGACCGGGACATCGACGCCGACATCCGGGTGACCGGGAACCACTTCCTGGACAACACGTACAACGCGATCATGCTGGTCACGGACTGGCCCGTGAAGGACACGTACAAGATCCGGGGCGTGCAATTCAAGGACATCAGGGTGGACGGCACGGGGACGTCCGTGGTGAGTGCCCGCGCGGCGGGGTCGGCGACCTTCGAGAACGTGGACGCGCGCAACGTCGGTGCCGTGGGCGTCAACAACTGCGGGTCCTTCAACTTCACCGCGGCCGGTTCGGAGTTCACCCTGGTCGACCTCGGTGGCAACGACGGCGGTGGTACGACGGGGGACTGGCTGGCTCCCTGGCTGCTGCCGAACACGATCACCTGTGACGACCGCCCGCCGGTCGTCGCCCCGCCCGCGCCGGGAGCCTGGTGA
- a CDS encoding DinB family protein has translation MTTDVRTGPPAAGGERETLRAFLDYQRATLAMKCEGLDDEQLRQRSMPPSTLSLLGLVRHMAEVERAWFRRVFDDNDAPMVWSDRIDFQAAYDASASNRAEAFGAWEAEVENSRRIERQAASLDLTGLQPRWEREVSLRMVMVHVLLEYGRHNGHADFLREGVDGTVGA, from the coding sequence GTGACCACCGACGTGCGTACAGGACCGCCCGCCGCGGGCGGCGAGCGCGAGACGCTGCGGGCCTTTCTCGACTACCAGCGCGCCACCCTCGCCATGAAGTGCGAAGGGCTGGACGACGAGCAGTTGCGGCAGCGGTCGATGCCCCCCTCGACGCTCTCGCTGCTGGGTCTGGTGCGGCACATGGCCGAAGTGGAACGGGCCTGGTTCCGCCGCGTGTTCGACGACAACGACGCCCCGATGGTGTGGTCGGACCGGATCGACTTCCAGGCCGCGTACGACGCGAGCGCCTCGAACCGGGCGGAGGCGTTCGGCGCCTGGGAGGCAGAGGTCGAGAACTCTCGCCGCATCGAGCGGCAGGCCGCGTCGCTGGACCTGACGGGGCTTCAGCCGCGCTGGGAGCGGGAGGTGTCCCTGCGCATGGTGATGGTGCACGTGCTGCTCGAATACGGCCGCCACAACGGCCACGCGGACTTTCTGCGCGAGGGTGTCGACGGGACCGTGGGCGCGTGA
- the groL gene encoding chaperonin GroEL (60 kDa chaperone family; promotes refolding of misfolded polypeptides especially under stressful conditions; forms two stacked rings of heptamers to form a barrel-shaped 14mer; ends can be capped by GroES; misfolded proteins enter the barrel where they are refolded when GroES binds), whose protein sequence is MAKIIAFDEEARRGLERGMNQLADAVKVTLGPKGRNVVLEKKWGAPTITNDGVSIAKEIELEDPYEKIGAELVKEVAKKTDDVAGDGTTTATVLAQALVREGLRNVAAGANPMALKRGIEKAVEAVSAALLEQAKDVETKEQIASTASISAADTEIGAKIAEAMDKVGKEGVITVEESQTFGLELELTEGMRFDKGYISAYFATDMERMESSFDDPYILIVNSKISNVKDLLPLLEKVMQSGKPLLIIAEDVEGEALSTLVVNKIRGTFKSVAVKAPGFGDRRKAMLGDIAILTGGTVISEEVGLKLENAGLDLLGTARKVVITKDETTIVDGGGDSDQVQGRVKQIRAEIENSDSDYDREKLQERLAKLAGGVAVIKAGAATEVELKERKHRIEDAVRNAKAAVEEGIVAGGGVALLQASAVFEKLDLTGDEATGANAVKLALEAPLKQIAVNGGLEGGVVVEKVRNLPIGHGLNAATGEYVDMIAEGIIDPAKVTRSALQNAASIAALFLTTEAVIADKPEKASAAAPGGMPGGDMDF, encoded by the coding sequence ATGGCCAAGATCATCGCGTTCGACGAGGAGGCACGGCGCGGTCTCGAGCGCGGGATGAACCAGCTCGCCGACGCCGTCAAGGTCACCCTCGGCCCCAAGGGCCGTAACGTCGTCCTCGAGAAGAAGTGGGGCGCGCCCACGATCACCAACGATGGTGTTTCCATCGCCAAGGAGATCGAGCTCGAGGACCCGTACGAGAAGATCGGTGCGGAGCTGGTCAAGGAGGTCGCCAAGAAGACGGACGACGTCGCCGGCGACGGTACGACCACCGCCACCGTTCTCGCTCAGGCGCTCGTCCGCGAGGGCCTGCGCAACGTCGCCGCGGGTGCGAACCCGATGGCTCTGAAGCGTGGCATCGAGAAGGCCGTCGAGGCCGTCTCCGCCGCTCTTCTGGAGCAGGCGAAGGACGTGGAGACCAAGGAGCAGATCGCTTCGACGGCCTCCATCTCCGCTGCTGACACCGAGATCGGCGCCAAGATCGCCGAGGCTATGGACAAGGTCGGCAAGGAAGGCGTCATCACCGTCGAGGAGTCCCAGACCTTCGGTCTGGAGCTCGAGCTCACCGAGGGTATGCGCTTCGACAAGGGCTACATCTCGGCGTACTTCGCCACCGACATGGAGCGTATGGAGTCGTCGTTCGACGACCCGTACATCCTGATCGTCAACTCCAAGATCAGCAACGTGAAGGACCTCCTTCCGCTGCTCGAGAAGGTCATGCAGTCGGGCAAGCCCCTGCTGATCATCGCGGAGGACGTCGAGGGCGAGGCCCTGTCGACCCTGGTCGTCAACAAGATCCGTGGCACCTTCAAGTCCGTCGCCGTCAAGGCTCCGGGCTTCGGTGACCGCCGCAAGGCCATGCTCGGCGACATCGCCATCCTCACCGGTGGCACCGTCATCTCCGAGGAGGTCGGTCTCAAGCTGGAGAACGCCGGCCTGGACCTGCTCGGCACCGCCCGCAAGGTCGTCATCACCAAGGACGAGACCACGATCGTCGACGGCGGCGGTGACAGCGACCAGGTTCAGGGTCGTGTCAAGCAGATCCGCGCCGAGATCGAGAACTCCGACTCGGACTACGACCGCGAGAAGCTCCAGGAGCGCCTCGCGAAGCTGGCCGGCGGCGTGGCCGTCATCAAGGCCGGCGCCGCCACCGAGGTGGAGCTCAAGGAGCGCAAGCACCGCATCGAGGACGCGGTGCGCAACGCCAAGGCCGCCGTCGAGGAGGGCATCGTCGCCGGTGGTGGCGTGGCTCTGCTCCAGGCCTCGGCCGTCTTCGAGAAGCTCGACCTCACGGGCGACGAGGCCACGGGCGCCAACGCCGTGAAGCTCGCGCTGGAGGCCCCGCTCAAGCAGATCGCCGTCAACGGTGGTCTCGAGGGTGGAGTCGTCGTCGAGAAGGTGCGCAACCTGCCGATCGGTCACGGCCTGAACGCCGCGACCGGCGAGTACGTCGACATGATCGCCGAGGGAATCATCGACCCGGCGAAGGTCACGCGCTCCGCCCTGCAGAACGCCGCGTCCATCGCCGCGCTCTTCCTCACCACCGAGGCCGTCATCGCCGACAAGCCGGAGAAGGCCTCTGCGGCCGCTCCGGGCGGCATGCCGGGCGGTGACATGGACTTCTGA
- a CDS encoding cold-shock protein, which translates to MAQGTVKWFNAEKGYGFIAVDGGADVFVHYSAIQMDGYRTLEEGQRVEFEISQGQKGPQADMVKLAVG; encoded by the coding sequence ATGGCTCAGGGCACCGTCAAGTGGTTCAACGCGGAGAAGGGGTACGGCTTCATCGCGGTCGACGGTGGTGCGGATGTTTTCGTCCACTACAGCGCGATCCAGATGGACGGGTACCGCACCCTCGAAGAGGGTCAGCGAGTTGAATTCGAGATCTCGCAGGGCCAGAAGGGGCCGCAGGCGGACATGGTCAAGCTCGCCGTCGGCTGA
- a CDS encoding MoaD/ThiS family protein codes for MSVKVRIPTILRTYTGGQAEVPAEGAILSEVIASLEQNHPGIGARVLDDQGKLRRFVNVYVNDDDVRFEGGLDAVTPDGAGVSIIPAVAGG; via the coding sequence ATGAGCGTCAAGGTCCGTATCCCCACCATCCTCCGCACCTACACGGGCGGTCAGGCCGAGGTCCCGGCCGAGGGCGCGATCCTCTCCGAAGTCATCGCGTCGCTGGAGCAGAACCACCCGGGCATCGGTGCCCGCGTCCTGGACGACCAGGGCAAGCTGCGCCGTTTCGTCAACGTGTACGTCAACGACGACGACGTGCGCTTCGAGGGCGGCCTGGACGCGGTGACGCCGGACGGCGCCGGCGTCTCGATCATCCCGGCCGTCGCCGGAGGCTGA
- the thrC gene encoding threonine synthase, whose protein sequence is MAVQTVAANTDSSAVDLGPAAALSCRECGERFELGPLFACASCFGPLEVAYDLPSGSPEELKKRIAEGPDNIWRYAPLLPVPADVADKPNINPGFTKLVKADNLARELGVTGGLYVKDDSGNPTHSFKDRVVAIAVEAARAFGFTTLSCSSTGNLAGAVGAAAARAGFRSCVFIPHDLEQGKVVMAAVYGGELVGIEGNYDDVNRFCSELIGDPLGEGWGFVNVNLRPYYGEGSKTLAYEICEQLGWRLPDQLVIPIASGSQLTKIDKGLQELIKLGLVEDKPYKIFGAQAEGCSPVSTAFKAGHDVVRPQKPKTIAKSLAIGNPADGPYVLDIARRTGGAVEDVDDEQIVDAIKLLARTEGIFAETAGGVTVGVTKKLIEAGLLDPALTTVVLNTGDGLKTLDAVAPTTGLSATIRPSLDAFRDAGLAAAN, encoded by the coding sequence ATGGCCGTGCAGACAGTTGCAGCCAACACCGATTCTTCCGCCGTGGATCTCGGTCCCGCCGCGGCGCTTTCCTGCCGCGAATGCGGCGAGCGTTTCGAACTCGGCCCCCTTTTCGCCTGCGCGTCCTGTTTCGGGCCGCTCGAAGTGGCGTACGACCTGCCGAGCGGCTCCCCCGAAGAGCTGAAGAAGCGCATCGCCGAGGGACCGGACAACATCTGGCGTTACGCGCCGCTGCTCCCCGTCCCCGCCGATGTCGCGGACAAGCCCAACATCAACCCCGGTTTCACGAAGCTGGTCAAGGCCGACAACCTCGCCCGCGAGCTGGGCGTGACCGGCGGCCTGTACGTCAAGGACGACTCCGGCAACCCGACGCACTCCTTCAAGGACCGTGTCGTCGCCATCGCCGTCGAGGCCGCCCGCGCCTTCGGGTTCACCACGCTCTCCTGCTCCTCCACCGGCAACCTCGCCGGTGCGGTCGGTGCCGCCGCGGCCCGCGCCGGCTTCCGCTCGTGCGTGTTCATCCCGCACGACCTGGAGCAGGGCAAGGTCGTCATGGCCGCGGTGTACGGCGGCGAACTGGTCGGCATCGAGGGCAACTACGACGACGTCAACCGCTTCTGCTCGGAGCTCATCGGCGACCCGCTCGGCGAGGGCTGGGGCTTCGTCAACGTCAACCTGCGGCCGTACTACGGCGAGGGGTCCAAGACCCTTGCGTACGAGATCTGCGAGCAGCTGGGCTGGCGGCTGCCCGACCAGCTCGTCATCCCCATCGCGTCCGGTTCGCAGCTCACGAAGATCGACAAGGGGCTCCAGGAGCTGATCAAGCTCGGCCTCGTCGAGGACAAGCCGTACAAGATCTTCGGCGCTCAGGCCGAGGGCTGCTCCCCGGTCTCCACCGCCTTCAAGGCCGGCCACGACGTGGTGAGGCCGCAGAAGCCGAAGACCATCGCGAAGTCCCTGGCGATCGGGAACCCGGCCGACGGCCCGTACGTGCTGGACATCGCCCGCCGCACCGGCGGTGCGGTGGAGGACGTCGACGACGAGCAGATCGTCGACGCCATCAAGCTGCTGGCCCGCACCGAGGGCATCTTCGCGGAGACCGCGGGCGGTGTGACGGTCGGCGTGACGAAGAAGCTGATCGAGGCCGGTCTGCTGGACCCGGCCCTGACCACCGTCGTCCTGAACACCGGGGACGGACTGAAGACGCTGGACGCGGTCGCCCCGACGACCGGCCTGTCGGCGACGATCCGGCCCAGCCTGGACGCGTTCCGCGACGCGGGCCTCGCCGCCGCCAACTGA
- a CDS encoding glucosyl-3-phosphoglycerate synthase: MLEEVERWLTRRSWSADDRPLDRLTAARARDPRGARVSVVLPALNEEATVGTIVAEIRRELMEKVRLVDELVVIDSGSTDATAEVARRAGARVVHRDSVLPRIPALPGKGEVLWRSLLVTHGDIVCFVDADLRDFSADFVSGIVGPLLTDPSVQFVKAMYDRPLGEAAGQGGRVTELVARPLLNLHWPRLAGFVQPLGGEYAVRRSLLERLPFPVGYGVELGLLIDALHTVGLDALAQVDVGVRKHRHQDGQALGRMAAAIYRTAQLRLSRGPLVRPEITQFERGPDGFVPRTHAVDTEERPPMREIAEYASRDAA; this comes from the coding sequence GTGCTGGAAGAGGTGGAACGCTGGCTGACCAGGCGTTCCTGGTCGGCCGACGACCGCCCGCTCGACCGCCTCACGGCCGCGCGGGCGAGGGATCCGCGCGGTGCGCGCGTGAGCGTCGTCCTGCCCGCGCTGAACGAGGAGGCGACGGTCGGCACGATCGTCGCGGAGATCCGGCGCGAGCTGATGGAGAAGGTCCGGCTCGTCGACGAGCTGGTGGTCATCGACTCCGGTTCCACCGACGCCACGGCCGAGGTCGCGCGGCGGGCGGGCGCCCGGGTCGTGCACCGGGACTCCGTCCTCCCCCGGATCCCCGCCCTGCCCGGCAAGGGCGAGGTCCTCTGGCGGTCGCTGCTGGTGACGCACGGCGACATCGTCTGCTTCGTCGACGCCGACCTCAGGGACTTCTCCGCCGACTTCGTGTCCGGAATCGTCGGCCCCCTGCTGACCGACCCCTCGGTGCAGTTCGTCAAGGCGATGTACGACAGGCCGCTGGGCGAGGCCGCGGGCCAGGGCGGACGCGTGACCGAGCTGGTGGCCCGCCCGCTGCTCAACCTCCACTGGCCCCGGCTGGCCGGATTCGTGCAGCCGCTGGGCGGCGAATACGCGGTGCGCCGCTCCCTGCTGGAGCGGCTCCCCTTCCCGGTCGGCTACGGAGTGGAGCTGGGCCTGCTGATCGACGCGCTGCACACCGTGGGCCTGGACGCGCTCGCCCAGGTCGACGTCGGCGTACGCAAACACCGCCACCAGGACGGTCAGGCGCTCGGCCGGATGGCGGCGGCGATCTACCGGACCGCACAGCTGAGGCTGTCCCGGGGCCCGCTCGTACGGCCCGAGATCACGCAGTTCGAGCGGGGACCCGACGGGTTCGTGCCGCGCACCCACGCGGTGGACACGGAGGAGCGGCCGCCGATGCGGGAGATCGCGGAGTACGCGTCCCGCGACGCCGCGTAG